In 'Nostoc azollae' 0708, the following are encoded in one genomic region:
- a CDS encoding SET domain-containing protein-lysine N-methyltransferase yields MDIQEPGVIVNHHCNPNAGIMNTKTLIVLTDIYQGEEILYDYSTTMSENSWTIVSGCSARNCRKILKAFHYLLDSFKEQYLKLGIVQNFIVREHNLNREVCL; encoded by the coding sequence ATCGATATACAAGAACCAGGAGTTATTGTCAATCATCATTGCAATCCTAATGCTGGGATTATGAATACAAAAACATTAATAGTATTGACTGATATTTATCAAGGTGAGGAAATTTTATATGATTACTCTACTACTATGAGTGAGAACTCATGGACAATCGTGTCTGGATGTTCTGCTAGGAATTGTAGAAAAATTCTTAAGGCTTTTCATTACCTACTAGATAGCTTCAAGGAACAATATTTAAAACTAGGTATAGTGCAAAATTTCATTGTCCGTGAACACAACTTAAATAGGGAAGTTTGCTTGTAA
- a CDS encoding WD40 repeat domain-containing protein — translation MAFLRVVAFLVPIGQDFYTHPAHAAIEINTNSLNTKRFVNPRLIHTLRGHTSTLKCLNFSPNSKFLVSGGSENEGMIRFWNPQTGKKLGTINRAHQASVDSILISPDGKTLTSCGSDYKINLWNLKTLEFSRSFVGYNSSVLSLAVSSDSKVLISGALDGIRLWDLKQQRPLATLVRFDHLIYTLAMSPDGQTLASSNNKGVVKLWNLQTGKLIRQLNAHYQVVTGLAFTPDGVTLVSSSRDKTIKIWNFSNGQAVKTLTGHQDWVNALAINLHDKTLASAGKDGIKLWDLTTENLKNTLSAHKDWVSAIAFTPDGKILASGGFDQKINIWQTQ, via the coding sequence TTGGCATTTCTAAGAGTTGTAGCTTTTTTAGTCCCTATTGGACAAGATTTTTATACTCACCCCGCTCATGCTGCTATTGAAATCAACACAAATTCTCTAAACACGAAACGTTTTGTGAATCCTCGACTAATTCACACTTTACGAGGACATACTTCAACCCTTAAATGTCTCAATTTCAGCCCCAATAGCAAATTTTTGGTTAGTGGTGGGTCAGAAAACGAAGGCATGATTCGCTTCTGGAATCCCCAAACTGGCAAAAAGCTGGGTACGATTAACAGAGCGCATCAAGCATCTGTAGACTCTATTTTGATTTCTCCAGATGGTAAAACCCTCACAAGTTGCGGTAGTGACTACAAAATTAACCTTTGGAATCTCAAAACTTTGGAGTTTAGTCGTTCCTTTGTGGGATATAATAGTTCTGTGTTGTCTTTAGCTGTTTCCTCTGATAGTAAAGTTCTCATCAGTGGTGCTTTAGACGGGATTCGTTTGTGGGATTTAAAACAACAGCGCCCTCTAGCTACATTGGTACGCTTTGATCATCTCATTTATACCTTGGCGATGAGTCCTGATGGTCAGACTTTAGCTAGTAGTAATAATAAAGGTGTTGTGAAACTTTGGAATTTGCAGACTGGTAAGTTAATCCGCCAGTTAAACGCACATTATCAAGTTGTGACTGGGTTAGCTTTTACACCTGATGGGGTAACTTTGGTGAGCTCTAGCCGGGATAAAACTATTAAAATTTGGAATTTTAGCAATGGTCAAGCGGTCAAAACTCTGACAGGACATCAAGATTGGGTGAATGCGCTCGCTATCAATCTGCATGACAAAACCCTTGCTAGTGCGGGTAAAGATGGAATTAAATTGTGGGATTTGACTACAGAAAACTTAAAAAATACACTCTCTGCTCATAAGGATTGGGTGAGTGCGATCGCTTTTACTCCAGATGGGAAAATCCTGGCTAGTGGTGGTTTTGATCAAAAAATCAATATTTGGCAGACGCAGTAA
- a CDS encoding chlorophyll a/b-binding protein: MSQQQPTVTPKLEEPKFGFNEYAERLNGRAAMIGFILMVVIEYATNQGVLAWLGLK; this comes from the coding sequence ATGTCACAACAACAACCCACCGTAACCCCCAAATTAGAAGAACCCAAGTTTGGTTTTAATGAATATGCCGAACGTTTGAATGGTAGAGCTGCTATGATTGGCTTTATATTGATGGTAGTGATAGAATATGCCACCAATCAAGGTGTACTGGCATGGCTGGGTTTGAAGTAG
- the ald gene encoding alanine dehydrogenase — protein sequence MQIGVPKETKDQEFRVGLSPSSVRVLTEIGHGVSVETNAGNNAGFTDEEYRKAGAKIVNTPESIWNQEMVVKVKEPLITEYKFLQKGQLLFTYLHLAADRKLTEQLIDCGTNAIAYETVEQPGANRLPLLTPMSIIAGRLAVQFGARFLERQQGGRGVLLGGVPGVKPGKVVILGGGVVGTEAAKIALGMRATVQILDVNVERLSYLETLFGSRVELLYSNSAHIETVVKEADLLIGAVLIPGRKAPILVSRQLVKQMHPGSVLVDVAVDQGGCVETLHPTSHTNPVYIEEGVVHYGVPNMPGAVPWTSTQALNNSTLPYVVQLANLGIKALDVNPALAKGLNVQNHRLVHPAVQGVFPDLVN from the coding sequence ATGCAAATAGGCGTTCCTAAAGAAACTAAAGATCAAGAATTTCGCGTTGGTTTGAGTCCTTCTAGTGTGCGGGTATTAACAGAAATCGGTCATGGTGTTTCTGTAGAAACTAATGCAGGTAATAATGCGGGATTTACGGATGAGGAATACCGTAAAGCTGGCGCGAAAATAGTTAATACACCTGAATCTATCTGGAATCAGGAGATGGTTGTAAAGGTAAAAGAACCATTGATAACTGAGTATAAATTTCTGCAAAAAGGACAGTTGTTATTTACTTATTTGCATTTAGCTGCCGATCGCAAATTGACAGAACAATTAATAGATTGTGGCACTAATGCGATCGCCTACGAAACCGTAGAACAGCCAGGAGCAAACAGACTACCTTTGCTCACTCCCATGAGCATTATTGCAGGTCGGTTAGCAGTGCAGTTTGGAGCGAGATTTCTGGAACGTCAACAGGGGGGTAGGGGTGTACTTTTAGGTGGAGTACCTGGAGTTAAACCTGGTAAAGTTGTGATTCTAGGCGGTGGTGTAGTTGGTACAGAAGCTGCTAAAATTGCGCTGGGTATGCGTGCAACAGTGCAGATTTTAGATGTAAATGTTGAACGTCTATCCTATTTAGAAACCTTGTTTGGTTCGAGAGTAGAATTACTCTACAGCAATTCTGCCCACATTGAAACCGTCGTTAAAGAAGCGGACTTACTCATTGGTGCAGTGTTAATACCTGGACGAAAAGCACCAATCTTAGTATCTCGTCAATTAGTTAAACAAATGCATCCTGGTTCGGTACTTGTAGATGTAGCAGTTGATCAAGGTGGTTGTGTTGAAACATTACACCCCACATCTCATACTAACCCAGTATATATTGAGGAAGGCGTAGTACACTATGGCGTTCCCAATATGCCTGGAGCTGTACCTTGGACATCAACTCAGGCATTAAATAACAGCACATTACCTTATGTTGTCCAGTTGGCAAATTTGGGAATTAAAGCTTTAGATGTTAACCCAGCATTAGCTAAAGGTTTGAACGTCCAAAATCATCGTTTAGTACATCCTGCGGTGCAAGGAGTATTTCCTGATTTGGTAAATTAA
- a CDS encoding DNA cytosine methyltransferase has product MFFKKIYQPKKYIPITAKHACKLQGFPDSFESHQKDEIPKKQFGNAVTVPVVYYVAKELLRIIHL; this is encoded by the coding sequence CTGTTCTTCAAGAAAATTTATCAACCTAAAAAATATATACCCATTACTGCAAAACACGCTTGTAAATTACAAGGATTTCCTGACAGTTTTGAATCTCATCAAAAAGATGAAATACCTAAAAAACAATTTGGTAATGCAGTTACTGTACCTGTGGTTTACTATGTAGCGAAAGAATTACTTAGGATTATTCATCTCTAA
- a CDS encoding glycoside hydrolase family 10 protein yields the protein MNSRFRDKIRWLDQFLQHTCSQEEKLNLLSLGWQREQTINWHHKLLKNLFPLLFLISLVTVLLTNSLTPVTAQMARQEIRGVWITNNDLNILKDRAKVQDAVTQLRKLNFNTIYPVVWNSGYVMYPSNVAKRLDIQPFVFRGSDGHDILADLINQAHHQNLLVVPWFEFGFMAPPTSELALNKPEWFTQKRNGTTTSISAAGEVSWLNPFHPQVQQFITDLLVELASNYDIDGIQFDDHTSLPHEFGYDKYTVTLYRQETKKNPPTDPKDPEWVSWRADRITDFMVRLNQRIKQIKPKGIFSVSPNYYDFAYKFQLQDWLQWVRANIVDELVVQVYRDNLESFTTKISRPEIQEVQEIIPTGVGIMAGLRTKPVPMQQIKSQVRAAQKRGLGVVFFYYESLWNKAPEPLAERFSGFQSLFPYPALRLAPD from the coding sequence ATGAATAGTAGATTCCGTGACAAGATTAGATGGCTGGATCAATTTTTACAACATACATGCTCCCAAGAGGAGAAATTAAATTTATTGTCTTTAGGTTGGCAACGTGAGCAAACAATAAATTGGCATCATAAATTACTTAAAAATCTGTTTCCGCTTTTGTTTTTAATTTCCTTAGTCACAGTTTTGTTGACAAATAGTTTAACTCCTGTAACTGCTCAAATGGCTCGCCAAGAAATTCGTGGTGTGTGGATAACTAATAATGATCTTAATATCCTCAAAGATCGTGCCAAAGTTCAAGATGCTGTCACCCAACTAAGAAAGCTCAACTTCAATACTATCTATCCCGTAGTTTGGAATTCTGGCTATGTGATGTATCCTAGCAACGTAGCCAAACGTTTAGATATTCAACCTTTTGTTTTTCGCGGTTCAGACGGACATGATATTCTCGCAGACTTAATTAATCAAGCCCATCATCAAAATCTACTTGTTGTGCCTTGGTTTGAATTTGGTTTTATGGCACCTCCAACTTCAGAACTAGCATTAAATAAACCAGAATGGTTCACACAAAAACGAAATGGTACCACAACTTCTATTAGTGCTGCTGGTGAAGTTTCATGGTTAAATCCCTTCCATCCCCAAGTACAACAGTTTATCACTGATTTGTTGGTAGAACTGGCTAGCAATTATGATATTGATGGAATTCAGTTTGATGATCATACAAGTTTACCCCATGAATTTGGCTACGATAAATACACAGTTACCTTATATCGTCAAGAAACTAAAAAGAATCCACCAACAGATCCAAAAGACCCAGAGTGGGTAAGTTGGAGGGCAGATAGAATCACAGATTTCATGGTCAGGTTGAATCAAAGAATCAAACAAATTAAACCGAAAGGTATTTTTTCAGTTTCACCAAATTACTACGATTTTGCTTACAAATTTCAATTACAAGATTGGCTACAGTGGGTGCGAGCCAACATAGTTGATGAGTTAGTTGTGCAAGTTTATCGAGATAATTTGGAAAGTTTTACTACCAAAATTTCTCGTCCAGAAATACAAGAAGTACAAGAAATAATTCCAACTGGAGTGGGAATCATGGCAGGATTAAGAACTAAGCCTGTGCCAATGCAACAAATTAAATCGCAAGTAAGAGCGGCACAAAAGCGGGGATTAGGTGTGGTTTTCTTTTATTATGAAAGTCTTTGGAATAAGGCTCCAGAACCATTAGCTGAGCGTTTCTCTGGATTTCAAAGTCTGTTTCCATATCCTGCATTACGATTAGCACCTGATTAA
- a CDS encoding GDSL-type esterase/lipase family protein, translating to MQTLKPSSSMLSVAPKLCQPLKAVALGDSLVYGYGDPEKGGWVEQLRRWWMLPDSVGHVLYNLGVRGDRTQQISQRLEIEFRHRGEIRNQVPDLIILSVGVNDSLRLSSQKGKNYTDFPQFETDIAALLDQAQQLCPVLFVGMVPVDETKMPFLDCLYYNHEDQYRYKEAARLACTQRQIPYLDIFDQWMQHSPSWRNQRITADGLHPNTLGYQDLLEAVLNWPELSKYHCQLDYQL from the coding sequence ATGCAAACCTTGAAGCCTTCCTCCTCAATGCTGTCTGTAGCGCCAAAACTATGCCAGCCTTTAAAGGCTGTAGCCTTGGGAGATAGCTTAGTCTATGGATACGGTGATCCAGAAAAAGGCGGTTGGGTGGAACAACTGCGACGATGGTGGATGTTGCCAGATAGTGTTGGTCATGTACTTTATAATTTAGGTGTAAGGGGTGATCGCACACAACAAATTTCCCAAAGGCTAGAAATAGAATTTCGTCATCGCGGAGAAATACGCAACCAAGTCCCTGACCTGATTATCCTCTCTGTTGGCGTTAACGACTCACTACGCTTAAGTAGTCAAAAGGGTAAAAATTATACAGATTTCCCCCAATTTGAAACAGATATAGCCGCATTATTAGATCAAGCACAACAACTCTGTCCCGTGCTGTTTGTAGGCATGGTTCCCGTAGATGAAACAAAAATGCCCTTCCTTGATTGTTTATACTACAACCATGAGGATCAATACCGTTACAAAGAAGCTGCACGCCTAGCTTGTACACAACGGCAAATACCTTATTTAGATATATTTGACCAATGGATGCAACATAGTCCAAGCTGGAGAAATCAACGCATCACAGCAGATGGACTTCATCCCAATACTCTGGGTTATCAAGACTTGCTAGAAGCCGTCCTCAACTGGCCAGAATTATCTAAATACCATTGCCAGCTAGATTACCAACTCTGA
- the nfi gene encoding deoxyribonuclease V (cleaves DNA at apurinic or apyrimidinic sites) yields the protein MKIDQSHTWPSTVEEARTIQETLRNLVITTDKLNTPIQHVAGVDVGFYHKMSRAAVAVLSFPDLQIVETSLAYRPTSFPYIPGFLSFREIPAILDALEKIKTIPDIILCDGQGTAHRRRLGIACHLGVLIDIPIIGVAKSLLIGKHEELPEAKGSWQPLIHQNETVGAVLRTRSGVKPLYISSGHRISLPTAIDYVLCCTPKYRLPETTRIADKLASDR from the coding sequence ATGAAGATTGATCAATCTCATACTTGGCCATCAACAGTTGAAGAAGCCAGAACTATTCAAGAAACCCTGCGTAATCTAGTTATTACCACAGATAAACTAAACACACCCATTCAGCACGTTGCTGGTGTGGATGTGGGTTTTTATCATAAAATGAGCCGTGCAGCAGTAGCAGTGCTGAGTTTTCCTGATTTGCAAATAGTGGAAACTAGCCTAGCATATCGTCCTACATCATTTCCTTATATACCTGGATTTCTTTCATTTCGAGAAATACCCGCTATTCTTGATGCCTTAGAAAAGATTAAAACTATACCTGATATAATATTGTGTGATGGTCAGGGAACTGCTCACCGACGCCGATTAGGCATAGCTTGTCATTTAGGAGTATTAATAGATATACCCATCATAGGGGTAGCGAAATCCTTACTAATTGGCAAGCATGAAGAATTACCAGAAGCTAAAGGTAGTTGGCAACCATTAATACATCAGAATGAAACCGTTGGCGCAGTTTTACGAACTCGTAGCGGAGTTAAACCTTTATATATCTCCAGCGGCCATCGTATCAGCTTACCAACAGCAATTGACTATGTATTATGCTGCACCCCTAAATATCGGTTGCCAGAAACTACCCGCATTGCTGATAAATTAGCATCTGACAGATAA